The following are encoded in a window of Mycolicibacterium tusciae JS617 genomic DNA:
- the gltB gene encoding glutamate synthase large subunit: MAPSSQGLYNPAFEHDACGVAMVADMHGRRSRAIVDAAITALVNLEHRGAQGAEPHTGDGAGILLQVPDEFLREVLKDQGASFELPEYGSYATGIAFLPQSSKDAATACEAVEKIAEAEGLEVLGWRELLTDDSSLGALARDAMPTFRQVFLAGASGLDLERRAYVVRKRAEHELGTKGPGQDGPGRETVYFPSLSGQTFVYKGMLTTPQLKAFYLDLQDDRLTSALGIVHSRFSTNTFPSWPLAHPFRRIAHNGEINTVTGNENWMRAREALIKTDVFGEHGLDKIVPVCTPGASDTARFDEVLELLHLGGRSLPHAVLMMIPEAWERNESMDPTRRAFYEYHSSLMEPWDGPASMTFTDGTVIGAVLDRNGLRPSRIEVTKDGLVVMASEAGVLNLDPSTVVKKMRLQPGRMFLVDTAQGRIVDDEEIKAELAAEHPYQEWLDAGLFKIEDLPAGDYVRMPHHRVVLRQQAFGYTYEELNLLVAPMARTGAEPLGSMGTDTPVAVLSQRPRMLYDYFQQLFAQVTNPPLDAIREEVVTSLQGTVGPEGDLLNPNADSCRQIVLTEPILRNAELSKLMCVDPDHEIRGHKHGMRAAVIRCLYPVNRGGQGLKEALDNVRAKVSAAIRDGARIIVLSDRESNEQMAPIPSVLSVSAVHHHLVRDRTRTQVGLVVEAGDAREVHHMACLVGFGAAAINPYMAFESIEDMVDRGVITGISSDQAKANYVKAAGKGVLKVMSKMGISTLASYTGAQLFQAIGISQALLDEYFTGLTCPVGGIDLDDIADDVATRHALAYLDRPDEWAHRELEVGGEYQWRREGEYHLFNPDTVFKLQHSTRTGQYSIFKEYTALVDDQSERMASLRGLLKFKEGERAPVPLDEVEPASEIVKRFSTGAMSYGSISAEAHETLAIAMNRLGGRSNSGEGGEAVSRFDRDENGDWRRSAIKQVASGRFGVTSHYLSNCTDIQIKMAQGAKPGEGGQLPGNKVYPWVAEVRHSTPGVGLISPPPHHDIYSIEDLAQLIHDLKNSNPQARVHVKLVSENGVGTVAAGVSKAHADVVLISGHDGGTGATPLTSQKHAGAPWELGLAETQQTLLLNGLRDRIVVQVDGQLKTGRDVVVAALLGAEEFGFATAPLVVSGCIMMRVCHLDTCPVGVATQNPVLRQRFEGKPEFVENFFMFIAEEVREMMAQLGFRTVNEMVGQVGALDTTEAAEHWKAHKLDLAPVLHEPESAFMNQDLYCSSRQDHGLDKALDQQLIVMCREALDSGSPVRFSTTIANVNRTVGTMLGHEVTKAYGGQGLPDGTIDITFEGSAGNSFGAFVPMGITLRVYGDANDYVGKGLSGGRIVVRPSDNAPADYVAEDNIIAGNVILFGATSGQAFIRGQVGERFAVRNSGAHAVVEGVGDHGCEYMTGGRIAILGPTGRNFAAGMSGGIAYVYDPDGVLGDNLNSEMVELEDLDDEDLQWLQEMLQAHVDATDSAVGQRILSDWNNNVNHFAKVMPRDFKRVLKAIADAEQSGENVDEAIMAAANA; encoded by the coding sequence TGGTCGCGGACATGCACGGCCGCCGCAGCCGGGCCATCGTCGATGCCGCCATCACCGCCCTGGTGAACCTCGAACACCGCGGCGCCCAGGGCGCTGAACCCCACACCGGAGACGGCGCGGGGATTCTGCTGCAGGTTCCTGACGAGTTTCTGCGAGAGGTCCTGAAGGACCAGGGAGCGTCCTTCGAGCTGCCCGAGTACGGCTCCTACGCCACCGGCATCGCCTTCCTGCCGCAGTCGTCCAAGGACGCCGCCACCGCCTGCGAGGCGGTGGAGAAGATCGCTGAGGCCGAGGGGCTCGAGGTCTTGGGCTGGCGCGAGCTGCTCACCGACGATTCGTCGCTCGGCGCCCTGGCCCGCGATGCGATGCCAACGTTCCGGCAGGTGTTCCTCGCCGGCGCCTCGGGACTGGACCTCGAGCGCCGCGCCTATGTGGTGCGCAAGCGCGCCGAGCACGAACTCGGGACCAAGGGCCCGGGCCAGGACGGCCCCGGCCGCGAAACAGTCTATTTCCCAAGCCTTTCCGGTCAGACCTTCGTCTACAAGGGCATGCTGACCACGCCGCAGCTCAAGGCCTTTTACCTCGATCTACAGGACGATCGGCTCACCAGTGCGCTGGGCATCGTGCACTCGCGGTTCTCGACCAACACATTCCCGTCGTGGCCGCTCGCCCACCCGTTCCGGCGCATCGCCCACAACGGCGAGATCAACACCGTCACCGGCAACGAGAACTGGATGCGGGCTCGCGAGGCGCTGATCAAGACGGACGTGTTCGGCGAACACGGCCTCGACAAAATCGTTCCGGTATGTACCCCGGGCGCTTCGGACACCGCTCGCTTCGACGAGGTGCTCGAGTTGCTCCACCTCGGCGGCCGCAGCCTTCCGCACGCCGTGCTGATGATGATTCCCGAGGCCTGGGAGCGCAACGAGTCGATGGACCCGACCCGGCGGGCGTTCTACGAGTACCACTCGTCGCTGATGGAGCCGTGGGACGGCCCCGCATCGATGACGTTCACCGATGGCACCGTGATCGGCGCCGTGCTGGACCGCAACGGCCTGCGCCCCTCACGCATCGAGGTCACCAAGGACGGTTTGGTGGTGATGGCGTCGGAGGCCGGCGTGCTGAACCTGGACCCCTCGACCGTCGTCAAGAAGATGCGTCTGCAGCCTGGCCGGATGTTCCTCGTCGACACCGCGCAGGGCCGCATCGTCGACGACGAGGAGATCAAGGCTGAACTCGCCGCCGAACACCCGTACCAGGAGTGGCTCGACGCGGGACTCTTCAAAATCGAGGATCTGCCGGCAGGCGACTACGTACGGATGCCGCATCACCGGGTCGTGTTGCGCCAGCAGGCTTTCGGTTACACCTACGAGGAGCTCAACCTGCTCGTCGCCCCGATGGCGCGCACCGGAGCCGAGCCGCTGGGCTCGATGGGCACCGATACCCCGGTAGCCGTGCTGTCTCAGCGACCGCGGATGCTCTACGACTACTTCCAGCAGCTGTTCGCCCAGGTCACCAACCCGCCGCTCGACGCCATCCGCGAAGAGGTGGTGACGAGCCTGCAGGGCACCGTCGGCCCCGAGGGCGACCTGCTCAACCCGAACGCAGACTCGTGCCGACAGATCGTGTTGACGGAGCCGATCCTGCGCAACGCCGAACTGTCGAAGCTGATGTGCGTCGATCCCGACCACGAGATTCGCGGCCACAAGCACGGTATGCGTGCGGCCGTCATCCGATGTCTATACCCGGTGAATCGTGGCGGGCAGGGTCTGAAGGAGGCGCTCGACAACGTTCGGGCCAAGGTGTCGGCGGCCATTCGTGACGGCGCGCGAATCATCGTGTTGTCCGACCGCGAGTCCAACGAGCAGATGGCGCCAATTCCGTCGGTGCTGAGCGTCTCGGCGGTGCATCACCACCTCGTTCGCGACCGGACCCGCACCCAGGTCGGACTCGTCGTCGAGGCGGGGGACGCCCGCGAGGTGCACCATATGGCGTGCTTGGTCGGGTTCGGCGCCGCCGCGATCAACCCCTACATGGCGTTCGAGTCGATCGAGGACATGGTCGACCGCGGCGTGATCACCGGCATCTCCAGCGATCAGGCAAAGGCCAACTACGTCAAGGCGGCGGGTAAGGGCGTGCTGAAAGTGATGTCCAAGATGGGCATTTCCACGCTGGCGTCCTACACCGGTGCGCAGTTGTTCCAGGCCATCGGGATCAGCCAAGCGCTGCTCGACGAGTACTTCACCGGGTTGACGTGCCCGGTCGGCGGCATCGACCTCGACGACATCGCCGATGACGTCGCGACCCGGCACGCACTCGCGTACCTGGATCGCCCGGACGAGTGGGCGCACCGCGAGCTCGAGGTCGGCGGCGAGTATCAGTGGCGCCGTGAGGGCGAGTACCACCTCTTCAACCCGGACACCGTGTTCAAGCTGCAGCATTCGACCCGCACCGGTCAGTACTCGATCTTCAAGGAGTACACCGCCCTGGTCGACGACCAAAGTGAGCGGATGGCCTCGCTGCGCGGTCTGCTCAAGTTCAAGGAGGGTGAGCGCGCGCCCGTACCGCTGGATGAGGTGGAGCCGGCCAGCGAGATCGTCAAGCGGTTCTCCACCGGCGCGATGAGCTACGGCTCGATCTCGGCCGAGGCCCACGAAACGCTGGCGATCGCGATGAACCGTCTTGGCGGGCGGTCAAACTCGGGCGAGGGTGGCGAGGCGGTGAGCCGCTTCGACCGCGACGAGAACGGCGACTGGCGCCGCAGCGCGATCAAGCAGGTGGCTTCCGGCCGCTTCGGGGTCACCAGCCACTACCTGTCCAACTGCACCGACATCCAGATCAAGATGGCCCAGGGCGCCAAACCCGGTGAGGGCGGCCAGCTTCCGGGTAACAAGGTGTACCCGTGGGTGGCCGAGGTGCGGCACTCGACGCCAGGCGTCGGACTGATCTCCCCGCCGCCACACCACGACATCTACTCGATCGAGGATCTTGCGCAGCTGATCCACGACCTGAAGAACTCCAACCCGCAGGCACGTGTGCACGTGAAGCTGGTGAGCGAGAACGGAGTCGGCACCGTCGCCGCGGGTGTGTCGAAGGCTCACGCCGACGTCGTGCTGATCTCCGGCCACGACGGCGGCACGGGCGCGACCCCGCTCACGTCGCAGAAGCACGCGGGCGCACCGTGGGAACTCGGCCTCGCCGAGACCCAACAGACGTTGCTGCTCAACGGTCTTCGCGACCGCATCGTGGTGCAGGTCGACGGTCAGCTCAAAACCGGCCGGGACGTCGTCGTCGCCGCACTACTCGGCGCCGAGGAGTTCGGTTTCGCCACCGCACCCCTGGTGGTCTCGGGCTGCATCATGATGCGCGTCTGCCACCTCGACACCTGCCCGGTGGGCGTGGCGACCCAGAACCCGGTACTGCGCCAGCGGTTCGAGGGCAAGCCGGAGTTCGTCGAGAACTTCTTCATGTTCATCGCCGAAGAGGTGCGGGAGATGATGGCCCAGTTGGGCTTCCGGACCGTCAACGAGATGGTGGGACAGGTCGGCGCCCTGGACACCACGGAGGCGGCCGAGCACTGGAAGGCCCACAAGCTGGACCTGGCACCGGTGTTGCACGAGCCCGAGTCGGCCTTCATGAACCAGGACCTCTACTGCAGCTCACGCCAGGACCACGGGTTGGACAAGGCGCTGGATCAGCAGCTGATCGTGATGTGCCGCGAAGCGCTGGATTCCGGTTCCCCCGTTCGTTTTTCGACGACCATCGCCAATGTCAACCGCACAGTCGGCACGATGCTGGGCCATGAGGTGACCAAGGCCTACGGCGGTCAGGGACTTCCGGACGGCACCATCGACATCACCTTCGAGGGCTCGGCGGGCAACAGCTTCGGCGCCTTCGTTCCGATGGGCATCACGCTGCGCGTCTACGGCGATGCCAACGACTACGTCGGCAAGGGATTGTCCGGCGGGCGGATCGTGGTGCGCCCGTCCGACAATGCACCGGCCGACTACGTTGCCGAGGACAACATCATCGCGGGCAACGTCATCCTGTTCGGCGCCACCAGCGGCCAGGCGTTCATCCGCGGTCAGGTGGGCGAGCGGTTCGCGGTGCGCAACTCCGGCGCCCACGCGGTCGTGGAGGGTGTCGGCGACCATGGATGCGAGTACATGACCGGCGGCAGGATCGCGATCCTCGGCCCGACCGGCCGGAACTTCGCGGCGGGAATGTCCGGGGGTATCGCATATGTCTACGATCCGGACGGCGTGCTGGGTGACAACCTGAATTCCGAGATGGTGGAACTCGAGGACCTCGACGACGAGGATCTTCAGTGGCTGCAGGAGATGCTCCAAGCACACGTCGATGCCACCGATTCTGCTGTCGGACAGCGTATTTTGAGCGACTGGAATAACAACGTGAACCACTTCGCCAAGGTGATGCCCCGCGATTTCAAGCGGGTGCTGAAGGCGATCGCCGACGCCGAACAGTCCGGCGAGAACGTCGACGAAGCAATCATGGCGGCCGCCAATGCCTGA
- a CDS encoding potassium/proton antiporter, whose product MTLQQLYLVLLAAGLVLLASIVATRAASRVGLPSLLLFLGVGVIVGEDGLGLHFDNYLLADHLGTVALAIILVEGGLTTRFSDVKKVLAPAGVLATVGVAVSMAVTAAGAHLLLGIDWQLAVLLGAVVSVTDAAAVFSVLRVVPLPRRVAGLLEAESGFNDAPAVILVLMFSVTPLELSAGHALAELAYELVVGAAIGLGCGFLGSIALRHIALPASGLYPLATFGLGMVAFAAGGSAHASGFLACYLAAVVLANTGLPHRSATRSFAEGLGWLAQIGLFVLLGLLVDPSDLGAELAAGIVIGLVLLLIARPLSVFLSLIWFRVPWREQIFVSWAGLRGAVPIVLATFPIVGGVEGSVRILNIVFILVVVYTLVQGPSLHFLAHRLGLIPKEATRELQVEAAPLDVLDAELLTMTVQDPSRLHNVTVLELRLPDPSVITLIIRDGHTFVPQPDTRIAIGDELLIVTTTKTRAAAERRLRAVSRRGKLAYWFNEFGEAE is encoded by the coding sequence ATGACCTTGCAGCAGCTGTATCTGGTGCTGCTAGCCGCTGGGCTCGTGCTGTTGGCCAGCATCGTTGCCACCCGCGCGGCGAGCCGGGTGGGGCTGCCCAGCCTGCTGCTGTTCCTCGGCGTCGGCGTCATCGTCGGCGAGGACGGGCTCGGTCTGCACTTCGACAACTATCTGCTCGCCGACCACCTCGGCACCGTCGCGCTGGCGATCATCCTCGTCGAAGGCGGCCTGACGACCCGCTTCTCCGACGTGAAGAAGGTGTTGGCCCCCGCGGGGGTACTGGCCACCGTCGGCGTCGCAGTCAGTATGGCGGTGACGGCCGCAGGCGCACATCTGCTGCTCGGGATCGACTGGCAACTGGCAGTGCTTCTCGGCGCCGTCGTTTCCGTCACCGACGCCGCGGCCGTGTTCTCGGTGCTGCGCGTCGTACCGCTGCCCCGCCGGGTAGCGGGCCTTCTCGAGGCCGAGTCCGGGTTCAACGACGCCCCCGCCGTCATCCTCGTCCTCATGTTCAGCGTGACGCCCCTGGAGCTGTCCGCGGGACACGCGCTGGCCGAATTGGCCTACGAGTTGGTAGTGGGCGCCGCGATCGGGTTGGGCTGCGGATTTCTGGGCTCAATCGCTCTGCGCCACATCGCTCTTCCCGCCTCCGGGCTGTATCCGCTGGCCACTTTCGGTCTCGGGATGGTCGCGTTCGCGGCCGGGGGCAGTGCCCACGCCAGCGGCTTTCTCGCCTGCTATCTGGCCGCCGTCGTGCTCGCCAACACCGGGCTGCCCCACCGCTCGGCGACGCGGTCGTTCGCGGAGGGGCTCGGCTGGTTGGCGCAGATCGGTCTGTTCGTCCTGCTCGGTCTTCTCGTCGATCCCAGCGATCTGGGCGCCGAGTTGGCCGCGGGGATCGTGATCGGCCTCGTCTTGCTCCTGATTGCGCGGCCGCTGTCGGTATTCCTCTCGCTGATCTGGTTCCGGGTGCCCTGGCGTGAGCAGATCTTCGTATCGTGGGCCGGCCTTCGCGGCGCGGTGCCGATCGTGCTCGCGACCTTCCCGATCGTCGGGGGCGTCGAGGGCAGCGTCCGCATCCTCAACATCGTGTTCATCCTGGTGGTGGTGTACACCCTGGTTCAGGGCCCCAGCCTGCACTTCCTCGCGCACCGGTTGGGCCTGATCCCGAAGGAAGCCACCCGCGAGCTTCAGGTCGAGGCAGCACCACTCGATGTGCTCGATGCGGAGCTACTGACGATGACGGTGCAGGATCCGTCGCGGCTGCACAACGTCACCGTCCTCGAGTTGCGGCTGCCCGATCCGAGTGTGATCACCCTGATCATCCGGGATGGCCATACGTTCGTCCCGCAGCCCGACACCCGCATCGCGATCGGCGATGAGCTGCTGATCGTCACCACCACCAAGACTCGGGCCGCGGCCGAACGCCGGCTTCGTGCGGTGAGTCGCCGGGGGAAGCTGGCGTACTGGTTCAACGAATTCGGCGAAGCCGAATAG
- a CDS encoding LLM class F420-dependent oxidoreductase codes for MRFAFKTSPQNTTWADMLAVWQTADDIDVFESGWTFDHFYPIFSDSTGPCLEGWITLTALAQATKRLRVGVLVTGIHYRHPAVLANMAAALDIVSGGRLELGIGAGWNEEESGAYGIELGSIRERFDRFEEACEVLTSLLSKESTTFDGKFYQLKDARNEPKGPQQPHPPICIGGSGEKRTLKITARYAQHWNFVGGPPEEFARKRDVLAGHCADIGRDSKEIMLSSHVRLGEDRNYGKVVAEAAALGSEGLDLAIVYLPPPYDPAVLEPLADEIRASGLLNS; via the coding sequence GTGAGATTCGCATTCAAGACTTCCCCGCAGAACACCACTTGGGCCGACATGCTGGCCGTCTGGCAGACCGCCGACGACATCGACGTCTTCGAGTCCGGCTGGACCTTTGACCACTTCTATCCGATCTTCTCCGACTCCACCGGTCCATGCCTGGAGGGCTGGATCACGCTGACCGCGCTCGCCCAGGCGACCAAGCGGCTACGCGTCGGTGTGCTCGTCACGGGCATTCACTACCGGCACCCCGCAGTGCTCGCCAATATGGCTGCCGCACTGGACATCGTCTCGGGCGGTCGCCTGGAACTCGGCATCGGCGCCGGCTGGAACGAGGAGGAGTCCGGCGCCTACGGCATCGAACTCGGCTCGATCAGGGAACGCTTTGATCGGTTCGAGGAAGCGTGCGAGGTGTTGACGAGCCTGTTGTCGAAGGAGTCGACGACTTTCGACGGAAAGTTCTATCAGCTCAAGGACGCTCGCAACGAGCCCAAGGGCCCGCAACAGCCGCACCCTCCCATTTGCATCGGCGGCAGTGGCGAGAAGCGCACGCTCAAGATCACCGCCCGCTACGCGCAGCACTGGAACTTCGTGGGCGGTCCCCCAGAGGAATTCGCCCGCAAGCGCGATGTGCTCGCGGGGCATTGCGCGGATATCGGTCGCGATTCCAAGGAGATCATGTTGTCGTCCCACGTCCGGCTCGGCGAGGACCGCAACTACGGCAAGGTCGTCGCGGAGGCTGCGGCGCTGGGGAGTGAGGGTCTGGACCTGGCCATCGTCTACCTGCCGCCACCGTACGACCCCGCGGTGCTCGAGCCGCTCGCCGACGAGATCAGGGCGTCAGGCCTGCTAAACAGCTAA
- a CDS encoding glutamate synthase subunit beta: protein MPDPRGFLKHTKRETPPRRPVPLRLRDWKEVYEDFSHDTLRVQASRCMDCGIPFCHNGCPLGNLIPEWNDLVRNDRWRDAIERLHATNNFPEFTGRLCPAPCEGSCVLGINQDPVTIKQIEVEIIDKAFEEGWVVPLPPDKLTGKKVAVVGSGPAGLAAAQQLTRAGHAVTVFEREDRIGGLLRYGIPEFKMEKRHIDRRLEQMEAEGTQFRPSVNVGVDITVAQLRLNYDAVVLAGGATAWRDLPIPGRELDGIHQAMEFLPWANRVQQGDDVLGEDGEPPITAKGKNVIIIGGGDTGADCLGTSHRQGAQSVHQFEIMPRPPDERADSTPWPVYPLMFRVTSAHEEGGERVYSVNTEEFLGSDGRVTRLRGHEVEMKAGKFEKVDGSDFELDADLVLLAMGFVGPERDGLLTELGVDFTDRGNVARDKDFATKVPGIFVAGDMGRGQSLIVWAIAEGRAAAAGVDRYLMGSTALPAPIKPTAVPQR, encoded by the coding sequence ATGCCTGATCCCCGCGGCTTTCTCAAGCACACAAAGCGCGAGACCCCGCCCCGGCGGCCGGTCCCGTTGCGTCTTCGCGACTGGAAAGAGGTCTACGAGGACTTCTCCCACGACACGCTGCGCGTGCAGGCGTCGCGCTGCATGGATTGCGGTATTCCGTTCTGCCACAACGGATGCCCTTTGGGGAATCTGATCCCGGAATGGAACGACCTGGTACGCAACGACCGCTGGCGCGACGCGATCGAGCGGCTGCACGCCACCAACAACTTCCCTGAGTTCACCGGGCGGCTGTGCCCGGCCCCGTGTGAAGGCTCGTGTGTGCTTGGTATCAACCAGGATCCGGTCACGATCAAGCAGATCGAGGTCGAGATCATCGACAAGGCCTTCGAAGAAGGCTGGGTCGTGCCGCTGCCGCCGGACAAGCTCACCGGCAAGAAGGTGGCCGTCGTCGGCTCCGGACCGGCAGGGTTGGCCGCGGCTCAGCAGCTGACGCGCGCGGGGCACGCGGTGACGGTGTTCGAACGCGAGGACCGCATCGGCGGCCTGCTGCGCTACGGCATCCCCGAGTTCAAGATGGAGAAGCGCCACATCGATCGGCGTCTCGAGCAGATGGAGGCCGAGGGAACGCAGTTCCGGCCCAGCGTGAACGTCGGCGTCGACATCACCGTCGCGCAGCTGCGGCTGAACTACGACGCCGTGGTGCTTGCCGGCGGCGCCACCGCATGGCGTGACCTGCCCATCCCGGGCCGGGAACTCGACGGCATCCATCAGGCGATGGAGTTCTTACCGTGGGCCAATCGTGTCCAGCAAGGGGACGACGTGCTCGGCGAGGATGGCGAACCGCCCATCACGGCCAAGGGCAAGAACGTGATCATCATCGGCGGTGGCGACACCGGCGCCGACTGCCTGGGTACCTCGCACCGCCAGGGTGCGCAGAGTGTGCACCAGTTCGAGATCATGCCGCGCCCGCCAGACGAGCGGGCCGACAGCACGCCGTGGCCGGTCTACCCGCTGATGTTCCGGGTGACATCTGCCCACGAAGAAGGCGGCGAACGCGTCTATTCGGTCAACACCGAGGAGTTCCTGGGCAGCGACGGGCGAGTCACGCGGTTGCGCGGCCACGAGGTCGAGATGAAGGCGGGCAAGTTCGAAAAGGTCGACGGCAGCGACTTCGAACTGGACGCCGACCTGGTGCTGCTGGCCATGGGCTTCGTCGGGCCGGAGCGTGACGGGCTGCTGACGGAGCTCGGCGTCGACTTCACCGATCGTGGCAACGTCGCGCGCGACAAGGATTTCGCCACGAAGGTCCCCGGCATCTTCGTCGCAGGCGATATGGGCCGCGGCCAATCGCTGATCGTTTGGGCGATCGCCGAGGGCCGCGCCGCCGCGGCCGGCGTCGACCGCTACCTGATGGGCAGCACGGCGCTTCCCGCGCCGATCAAACCCACGGCTGTTCCGCAGCGATAA
- a CDS encoding MarR family winged helix-turn-helix transcriptional regulator produces the protein MVASELPAVVAAIHLIWMRTNHLLSEALAEHGLTTATFQALWALDPDAPPPSMKVMAERIYCNAPNLSFITNQLAALGFVQRSVDPTDRRSRVVVLTDAGRRVREDLVRAATERTPLGVLNGDELRQLLALLDRALPTQSD, from the coding sequence GTGGTTGCATCCGAGCTCCCCGCGGTGGTCGCCGCGATCCACCTCATCTGGATGCGCACCAATCACCTGTTGAGCGAGGCGCTGGCGGAGCACGGTCTCACGACGGCGACCTTTCAGGCGCTGTGGGCGCTCGACCCTGACGCACCCCCGCCGTCGATGAAGGTGATGGCCGAACGCATCTACTGCAACGCCCCGAACCTGTCGTTCATCACCAATCAGCTTGCCGCGCTTGGGTTCGTGCAGCGGTCCGTCGATCCAACCGACCGCCGCTCACGCGTCGTCGTCTTGACCGATGCGGGCCGGCGAGTGCGGGAGGACCTCGTTCGCGCGGCAACGGAGAGAACCCCCCTCGGAGTGCTCAACGGCGACGAGTTGCGGCAACTGCTGGCTCTGCTCGACCGCGCGTTGCCGACCCAATCCGACTGA
- a CDS encoding SDR family NAD(P)-dependent oxidoreductase: MASDYRGVTALVTGASKGLGQALALELARRGARLILVARSEAQLRDVATEIRQRYGNQDTEVIVGDLIAPEGPQRILAELRDRGLTVDLLVNNAGSGGAGAFLRRPLDAQLRGVELNVNGLLVLTHATGGEMLARGSGGIINVSSVAAFQPMPFQATYAASKAFVLSFSESLAEELRGSGVRVMASHPGPIDTGFFDGTTATMQVGADTPQQIAARTLDDFAKGRAASYPGRRQYRAITWLGRVLPRVAAARFTGTVNRRQHFDEVVDIA; this comes from the coding sequence ATGGCATCCGACTATCGGGGCGTCACCGCCCTCGTTACGGGCGCATCCAAGGGCCTGGGCCAGGCTCTCGCCCTGGAGCTGGCGCGACGCGGAGCACGCCTGATCCTGGTCGCCCGATCGGAAGCCCAGCTGCGCGACGTCGCGACCGAGATCCGGCAGCGGTACGGCAACCAAGACACCGAGGTGATCGTCGGTGACCTGATCGCTCCAGAGGGCCCGCAACGGATCCTCGCCGAACTCCGAGACCGCGGCTTGACCGTCGACCTATTGGTCAACAACGCCGGCTCCGGTGGCGCGGGCGCCTTCCTACGCCGTCCACTAGATGCGCAGCTCCGCGGTGTCGAACTCAACGTCAACGGCTTGCTCGTGCTCACCCACGCAACCGGTGGCGAAATGCTCGCCCGCGGCTCCGGTGGCATCATCAACGTCTCGTCGGTCGCGGCCTTCCAACCCATGCCCTTCCAGGCGACCTACGCGGCGAGCAAGGCGTTCGTGCTGTCTTTCAGCGAGTCGTTGGCCGAGGAATTGCGAGGCAGCGGCGTACGCGTCATGGCGTCCCATCCGGGCCCAATCGACACCGGCTTCTTTGACGGCACCACCGCCACCATGCAGGTCGGTGCCGATACCCCTCAACAGATCGCGGCGCGAACGCTGGACGACTTCGCCAAGGGGCGGGCGGCGTCCTACCCCGGCCGTCGCCAGTACCGCGCCATCACCTGGCTCGGGCGCGTGCTGCCGCGCGTTGCCGCGGCGCGGTTCACCGGCACCGTCAACCGGCGACAGCACTTCGACGAAGTCGTCGACATCGCGTAG
- a CDS encoding polysaccharide deacetylase family protein — protein sequence MNRRHFIAGLSVATLAGVGLNRCSFGAHQPLATGSEPVAATSPLVLPPPPRSARIQLPGGVLSSLPGEGDLLALTVDDGVSSEVLRAYSQFAKDTGVRLTYFVNGIYRSWTDHLDLLRPMVDDGQIQLANHTWAHPNLTKLPLDAVAEEFRHNHDFLWKTYGVDVRPYFRSPYGARNAHVDKVAGDLGYTTDTLWSGTLEDQVVIPEAEIVKMAEAYFNPQTIVIGHLNHMPVTNVYGQLVDLIRARKLRTVTLDDVFLRSPQAQN from the coding sequence CTGAACCGGCGGCACTTCATCGCGGGACTTTCCGTTGCAACGCTTGCCGGGGTTGGCCTGAACCGGTGCAGCTTCGGCGCGCACCAGCCGCTGGCCACCGGGTCGGAACCAGTGGCCGCGACCTCACCGCTTGTGTTGCCGCCGCCGCCGCGATCGGCACGCATCCAACTGCCGGGCGGTGTCCTGAGCAGCCTGCCTGGTGAAGGAGACCTGCTGGCGCTGACGGTCGATGACGGGGTGAGCAGCGAGGTTTTGCGGGCGTACAGCCAGTTCGCCAAGGACACCGGCGTGCGATTGACGTATTTCGTCAACGGCATCTACCGGTCGTGGACCGACCATCTCGATCTGTTGCGGCCGATGGTCGACGACGGGCAGATACAACTGGCGAATCACACATGGGCACACCCGAACCTGACGAAGCTGCCGTTAGACGCTGTGGCAGAAGAGTTTCGGCACAACCACGACTTTCTCTGGAAGACCTACGGTGTTGACGTTCGCCCCTACTTCCGGTCGCCGTACGGTGCGCGCAACGCGCACGTCGACAAGGTGGCGGGCGATCTCGGCTATACGACCGACACGTTGTGGTCCGGGACCTTGGAGGACCAGGTGGTGATTCCCGAGGCCGAGATCGTGAAGATGGCCGAGGCGTACTTCAACCCACAGACGATCGTCATAGGTCACCTCAACCACATGCCGGTCACGAATGTTTACGGGCAACTGGTCGACCTCATCCGCGCGCGGAAGCTTCGCACGGTGACTCTCGATGATGTATTCCTGCGGTCCCCGCAGGCTCAGAACTGA